From the genome of Sphingobacterium kitahiroshimense, one region includes:
- a CDS encoding bifunctional 5,10-methylenetetrahydrofolate dehydrogenase/5,10-methenyltetrahydrofolate cyclohydrolase produces the protein MNLLDGKLVSAKIKEDIKKDTADFTAQAGRKPHLVAILVGNDGGSETYVASKMRNCELVGFESTNIRYDVDVTEEQLIAKIQEINADANIDGLIVQLPLPKHIDPDKITEAIDYRKDVDGFHPINLGRMQRNLPCFIPATPYGIMLMLDHYKIETAGKHAVVVGRSNIVGSPMSILLARNSNPGNCTVTLTHSRTKDLKTEVLRADIIVAAIGKKNFVTADMVKDGAVVIDVGINREDSTETKSGFKLYGDVDFEQVAPKASWITPVPGGVGLMTIVGLLKNTLEAAKGTIYPKA, from the coding sequence ATGAATTTATTAGACGGTAAACTCGTATCAGCTAAAATCAAAGAAGATATCAAAAAAGATACAGCTGATTTTACAGCGCAAGCTGGACGTAAACCTCATTTAGTGGCTATCCTAGTTGGAAACGACGGAGGTAGTGAAACTTATGTGGCGAGTAAAATGCGTAATTGTGAATTGGTAGGTTTTGAATCTACTAATATTCGTTACGATGTTGATGTGACTGAAGAACAATTGATCGCGAAAATTCAAGAAATAAATGCGGATGCAAATATTGACGGTTTGATCGTGCAGTTACCACTTCCAAAGCATATCGATCCCGATAAAATAACTGAAGCAATAGATTACCGAAAAGATGTAGATGGTTTTCATCCCATCAATTTGGGCAGAATGCAACGAAATCTTCCTTGCTTTATCCCAGCAACACCTTATGGTATTATGTTGATGCTGGATCATTATAAAATTGAAACTGCAGGTAAACATGCAGTGGTGGTAGGTAGAAGTAATATCGTTGGTTCACCAATGAGTATTCTTTTAGCACGAAACTCTAATCCAGGTAACTGCACAGTTACCTTAACACATAGTCGTACAAAAGACCTTAAAACAGAAGTTTTACGTGCGGATATTATTGTTGCTGCAATTGGGAAGAAAAACTTTGTTACTGCAGATATGGTGAAGGATGGCGCAGTTGTAATTGATGTAGGTATTAATAGAGAAGACTCAACAGAAACAAAATCTGGCTTTAAATTATATGGAGATGTAGATTTTGAGCAAGTCGCTCCTAAAGCTTCATGGATAACTCCTGTACCTGGAGGAGTGGGCTTGATGACGATTGTAGGATTACTTAAGAATACACTAGAAGCGGCAAAAGGCACAATTTATCCTAAAGCATAA
- the lepA gene encoding translation elongation factor 4, protein MKHIRNFCIIAHIDHGKSTLADRLLEYTNTITQREAQAQLLDNMDLERERGITIKSHAIQMNYIQDGQEYILNLIDTPGHVDFSYEVSRSIAACEGALLIVDASQGIQAQTISNLYLALEHDLEIIPILNKMDLPGAMPEEVKDQIIDLIGGNREDIIPASGKTGLGIPDILRAIVARVPAPLGDPTAPLQALIFDSVYNSFRGIMAYFKVENGEIRKGDKVKFVATGKEYSADEIGTLKLNQVAKDVVRTGDVGYIISGIKEAREVKVGDTITHKERPCDGAIQGFEEVKPMVFAGIYPVDTEDYEELRESMHRLQLNDASLVFEPESSAALGFGFRCGFLGMLHMEIIQERLEREFDMTVITTVPNVSYKAYLTKDNEEVQVHNPSDLPDPSKLDAIEEPYIKANIITKSDFVGPIMSLCIQKRGAIINQSYLTSDRVELVFEMPMGEIVFDFYDKLKTISKGYASFDYTQIGYRQSDLVRLDIRLNDEPVDALSSLIHRSNAYDFGKKICEKLKELLPRQQFEIRIQASIGMKIIARETISALRKDVTAKCYGGDISRKRKLLEKQKKGKKRMRQVGNVEIPQSAFMAVLKLD, encoded by the coding sequence ATGAAGCACATACGTAATTTCTGTATCATCGCACACATTGATCACGGTAAAAGTACATTAGCCGATCGATTATTGGAGTACACTAACACCATTACACAACGTGAAGCGCAGGCACAATTACTAGATAATATGGATTTGGAACGTGAACGTGGTATTACCATAAAGAGTCACGCGATCCAGATGAACTATATACAAGACGGTCAAGAGTATATTTTAAATTTAATTGATACTCCTGGACACGTCGATTTTTCTTATGAAGTATCACGTTCCATTGCTGCCTGTGAAGGAGCCTTGTTAATTGTAGATGCTTCTCAAGGTATACAAGCACAAACAATCTCGAATCTTTATTTAGCATTAGAACATGATTTAGAGATTATTCCAATTTTAAATAAGATGGATCTTCCTGGTGCTATGCCAGAGGAAGTGAAAGACCAGATCATTGATTTAATTGGTGGTAACCGTGAAGATATTATTCCAGCATCTGGTAAAACAGGTCTTGGTATCCCTGATATCTTAAGAGCCATTGTAGCGCGGGTTCCTGCACCACTAGGTGATCCAACAGCTCCTTTACAGGCTTTGATTTTCGATTCAGTTTATAACTCTTTCCGTGGTATCATGGCCTATTTCAAAGTTGAAAATGGTGAGATCCGTAAAGGTGATAAAGTGAAATTTGTTGCTACAGGAAAGGAATATTCTGCGGATGAGATCGGAACTTTGAAATTAAATCAAGTTGCTAAAGATGTCGTTAGAACAGGTGATGTTGGATACATCATCTCCGGGATTAAGGAAGCACGTGAAGTAAAAGTTGGCGATACGATCACTCATAAGGAAAGACCTTGTGATGGTGCTATTCAAGGATTTGAAGAAGTAAAACCAATGGTTTTTGCCGGAATATATCCTGTTGATACAGAAGATTACGAAGAGTTACGTGAATCTATGCACCGTTTGCAATTGAATGACGCATCTTTAGTGTTTGAACCAGAGTCTTCAGCAGCGCTAGGTTTTGGATTCCGTTGTGGATTCTTAGGAATGCTTCATATGGAGATTATCCAAGAGCGTCTTGAGCGTGAGTTTGATATGACTGTTATCACAACTGTTCCCAACGTATCTTACAAAGCGTATTTAACAAAAGATAATGAAGAAGTTCAGGTTCATAACCCATCCGATTTACCAGATCCGAGTAAATTAGATGCTATTGAGGAACCTTATATTAAAGCAAATATCATTACTAAATCTGATTTCGTAGGACCGATTATGTCTTTATGTATCCAAAAACGTGGTGCAATCATTAATCAGTCATATTTAACTTCAGACCGTGTTGAATTGGTATTTGAGATGCCAATGGGTGAAATTGTATTTGATTTTTATGATAAGTTAAAAACGATTTCCAAGGGCTATGCTTCTTTTGATTATACACAGATAGGTTACCGTCAATCGGATTTGGTCCGTTTGGATATCCGTTTAAATGATGAACCTGTAGATGCATTGTCATCTCTGATTCACAGAAGTAATGCATATGACTTTGGTAAGAAAATTTGTGAAAAATTAAAAGAATTACTACCTCGCCAACAGTTTGAAATTCGTATCCAAGCATCTATTGGAATGAAAATTATTGCCCGTGAGACAATTTCTGCTTTACGTAAAGATGTAACAGCAAAATGTTATGGCGGTGATATTTCTCGTAAGCGTAAGCTTTTGGAAAAGCAGAAAAAAGGTAAAAAACGAATGCGTCAAGTAGGTAACGTTGAAATACCGCAATCGGCATTTATGGCTGTACTGAAATTAGATTAG
- a CDS encoding pyridoxal phosphate-dependent aminotransferase codes for MSTQSYLSDRINNLSESATLKMTKLGRELAAKGVNVISLSVGEPDFNTPDHVKEAAKVALDENWTRYSPVPGYPELRQAIVNKLKIENNLDYDISQIVVSTGAKQSLSNVILTLVNPGDEVVIPTPYWVSYSEMVVLAEGKSVFINTEIDNNFKITPEQLEAAITPKTKLFMFSSPNNPTGTVYSKDELAALAKVFEKHPQVFILSDEIYEHINFVDKHESIAQFDSIKDRVIIINGFSKAFAMTGWRLGYIACNKEIAAANDKLQGQTTSGTCSISQRAGIVAYEQGLASVNKMKEAFARRRQLVYDLLSAIPGVKTNLPEGAFYFFPEISSFFGKKDENGNVINNSSDLALYLLNVGHVATVGGDSFGNDKYIRLSYAASDESLVEALRRIKEALGKLA; via the coding sequence ATGAGCACACAATCATATTTATCAGATAGGATAAACAATTTATCCGAGTCGGCTACGCTTAAAATGACTAAGCTTGGTCGCGAATTAGCCGCAAAAGGCGTTAATGTTATCAGCTTAAGTGTTGGCGAACCAGATTTCAATACTCCTGACCACGTTAAAGAAGCTGCTAAGGTAGCTTTAGACGAAAATTGGACACGTTACTCGCCAGTTCCGGGATACCCAGAATTACGTCAGGCTATTGTGAATAAATTGAAGATTGAAAATAATCTTGATTATGACATCTCTCAAATCGTAGTTTCTACAGGTGCAAAACAGTCTTTATCAAATGTTATTTTAACACTTGTTAATCCTGGTGATGAAGTTGTAATACCCACCCCATACTGGGTTTCTTATTCAGAAATGGTTGTTTTAGCTGAAGGAAAATCGGTTTTTATCAATACTGAAATCGATAATAACTTTAAAATAACTCCTGAGCAACTTGAGGCTGCTATCACGCCTAAAACTAAATTGTTCATGTTCTCATCACCAAATAACCCTACAGGTACGGTGTATAGTAAAGATGAGTTAGCTGCTTTGGCAAAAGTATTTGAAAAACATCCACAGGTATTTATCTTATCAGATGAAATCTATGAACATATCAATTTTGTAGACAAACATGAATCTATCGCTCAATTTGATAGCATTAAAGACCGTGTGATTATCATTAACGGTTTCTCCAAAGCATTTGCAATGACCGGATGGAGATTAGGTTATATTGCTTGTAATAAAGAGATCGCTGCCGCAAATGACAAATTACAAGGACAAACGACATCGGGAACATGTTCGATATCACAACGTGCAGGAATCGTTGCTTATGAACAAGGATTAGCATCCGTAAATAAAATGAAAGAAGCATTTGCTCGTCGTCGTCAACTGGTTTATGATCTATTATCCGCAATTCCAGGAGTTAAAACAAACTTACCTGAAGGCGCTTTCTATTTCTTCCCAGAAATCAGTTCTTTCTTTGGAAAAAAAGATGAGAATGGAAATGTAATCAACAATTCATCTGACTTAGCTCTATACCTATTAAATGTAGGTCATGTCGCAACAGTTGGTGGTGATTCATTTGGAAATGACAAATACATCCGTCTGTCATATGCTGCATCTGATGAAAGCTTAGTAGAAGCTTTAAGACGTATCAAAGAAGCATTAGGCAAATTAGCATAA
- the hisD gene encoding histidinol dehydrogenase, producing the protein MLKTFEYAQLNPIELQELTTRNTDPSHAIQDTVLDIIQEVRQNGDKALISYAQQFDKVELEKLYLDANDIDALASTINREQQRALEIAFQNIHKFHSSQVKRERVVETTIGVKCWRENRPIEKVGLYIPGGSAVLPSTLLMLGVPARIAGCKEIIVCSPPQKSGKINGFVAYCLKLLKIERIYLVGGAQAIAAMAFGSETIPKVDKIFGPGNQFVTKAKSIVQGMANVSIDMPAGPSEVLVIADETATPAYVAADLLAQAEHGADSQAVLVATSKDIIEAVNLELEKQLAILPRFELASKAIENSYAVLATDLNEALAFSNYYAPEHLILETDQWERLVRLILNAGSVFLGHLTPESAGDYASGTNHTLPTSGYARSYSGVSVDSFVKKITFQHISPEGLLNIGSTVEILAELEGLHAHKNAVTIRKEN; encoded by the coding sequence ATGCTTAAAACTTTTGAATATGCTCAGTTAAATCCCATTGAATTACAGGAATTAACAACGCGTAATACTGATCCTTCGCATGCTATCCAAGATACTGTCTTAGATATTATACAAGAAGTTCGTCAAAATGGTGATAAAGCTTTGATTAGCTATGCACAACAATTTGACAAAGTTGAATTAGAAAAACTTTACCTTGATGCTAACGATATTGACGCACTGGCATCAACGATTAATCGCGAACAACAAAGGGCTTTAGAAATTGCGTTCCAGAATATTCATAAATTCCACTCTTCACAAGTAAAGCGTGAGCGAGTTGTAGAGACCACGATAGGTGTAAAATGCTGGCGGGAGAACCGTCCTATTGAAAAAGTCGGTCTTTATATACCGGGAGGCTCCGCTGTTCTACCAAGTACACTATTAATGTTAGGTGTACCGGCGCGAATTGCGGGATGTAAAGAAATCATCGTTTGTTCTCCTCCCCAAAAAAGTGGAAAAATAAACGGTTTCGTAGCCTATTGTCTCAAATTATTAAAAATCGAACGCATTTACCTTGTCGGTGGTGCTCAAGCTATAGCGGCAATGGCTTTTGGATCGGAAACGATCCCTAAAGTTGATAAAATATTTGGACCTGGCAATCAATTTGTGACAAAAGCAAAAAGCATTGTTCAAGGTATGGCCAATGTAAGTATCGACATGCCTGCTGGTCCATCTGAAGTTTTAGTAATTGCTGATGAAACTGCCACACCTGCTTATGTAGCTGCAGATCTATTAGCTCAAGCTGAACATGGTGCGGACAGTCAGGCTGTACTGGTAGCAACTTCCAAAGATATTATTGAAGCTGTAAATCTTGAATTAGAAAAGCAACTTGCTATTTTACCCCGTTTTGAATTAGCAAGCAAAGCAATCGAGAACTCCTATGCGGTGTTAGCAACTGATTTAAATGAGGCACTGGCGTTTAGTAATTATTATGCACCAGAACATCTGATCCTAGAAACCGATCAATGGGAACGTCTTGTTCGTCTTATTTTAAATGCAGGTTCTGTCTTTTTAGGACACTTAACGCCTGAAAGTGCGGGAGATTATGCTTCTGGAACAAACCATACTTTACCCACATCAGGATATGCAAGATCCTATTCAGGTGTATCTGTAGATTCATTTGTAAAAAAGATTACTTTCCAACATATAAGTCCGGAAGGACTACTTAATATTGGTTCTACTGTGGAGATCTTAGCAGAATTAGAGGGACTTCATGCACATAAGAATGCTGTTACCATTCGAAAGGAAAATTAA
- a CDS encoding cation diffusion facilitator family transporter: MSKQKRLVLLSLLTGLGLMIIKFVAYFLTASNAIFTDAAESIVNVIASSFAFYSIYLAAQPKDNNHPYGHGKVEFFSVFLEGGLIFIAGSIILVKGFYNIFFPSTLSNLEEGIGLVSVTALINFIIGFYIMKRGRALGSLTLEADGKHLQVDAYSTIGLVVGLILMKLTGLKWIDIAISFVLGTFILYNGYKLLRQSVGGLMDESDVDLVKEVVQVLQENRHTDWIDIHNLRVQRYGNELHVDCHLTLPNYYSLIKVHDEISILDKIVNTKMSVETEFFIHADPCLPECCSYCQVKDCPIRSQEFTVEIEWQVENVTANRKHFLS; this comes from the coding sequence ATGTCTAAGCAAAAAAGATTAGTTCTGCTATCCCTTTTGACAGGGCTGGGATTGATGATCATCAAATTTGTCGCGTATTTCCTTACTGCTTCCAATGCTATTTTCACCGATGCTGCGGAAAGTATTGTCAATGTCATTGCCTCAAGTTTTGCTTTCTATAGTATTTATTTAGCCGCTCAACCTAAAGATAACAATCATCCGTATGGCCATGGAAAAGTTGAATTCTTTTCTGTTTTCTTGGAAGGGGGACTTATTTTTATAGCCGGATCAATCATATTAGTAAAAGGATTTTATAATATCTTTTTCCCATCTACATTATCAAATTTGGAAGAAGGGATCGGTTTAGTTTCTGTTACGGCCCTGATTAATTTTATAATTGGATTCTACATCATGAAAAGAGGGCGAGCATTGGGTTCTCTTACATTGGAAGCCGACGGTAAACATCTACAAGTTGATGCCTATAGTACAATAGGCCTAGTAGTCGGTCTTATTCTTATGAAATTAACAGGCTTAAAGTGGATCGATATTGCTATTTCTTTTGTCTTGGGCACTTTTATTTTATATAATGGGTATAAATTGTTACGTCAGTCAGTGGGTGGACTTATGGATGAGTCAGATGTAGATCTTGTAAAAGAAGTCGTTCAAGTTTTGCAGGAAAACCGTCATACAGATTGGATTGATATACACAATCTGCGTGTCCAACGATATGGCAATGAATTGCATGTAGATTGTCACTTGACACTTCCGAATTATTATTCTTTAATTAAAGTACACGATGAAATCTCGATTTTAGATAAAATAGTTAATACCAAAATGTCTGTTGAAACCGAGTTTTTTATTCACGCAGATCCATGCCTCCCTGAATGTTGCAGCTACTGTCAGGTAAAAGACTGTCCGATAAGATCGCAAGAGTTTACAGTTGAGATTGAATGGCAAGTCGAAAACGTCACAGCAAATCGAAAACATTTTTTATCTTAA